TCCGCCGGATGCTGCTTTTGCCTCAACATTTTTAATTCGAGTGCTTTTTGTGATGCTTTCAGAAAACGCTCGAGCGGGAAGGGCTTCACCAGGTAATCAACCACGGCCATTTCAAAACCCTCAAGTGCGTACTGGCCGTATGCTGTAGTCATGATAACCATAGGCAGGTTTGTGGTTGAGCGCAGAAACTGGAAGCCGCTCATTTTGGGCATGTTTACATCTAAAAATATCAGGTCGATATCGTTATTGTTAATGATGCTTGTGGCCTTCAGCGGATTTTCGACGGCATCAACCAATACCATAAAGTCGGTTTCTTCAATATATTCCTGCAGCAGCTTGCGGGCTATCGGCTCATCGTCAATAATAAGGCAGTTTAACTTCATACGCCTGTCAGGGTTAAATTCACTTCAAAACTATCTATACTATCCGTTATTTCGAGTTTGTGTTTTTGCGGATAGAGAATTTCGAGCCTGCGCCTGGTATTTGCTATTCCCAGGCCGCACGAACGTTCTTCGCGGCTGCCTGTAAATACATCCTTAGTATTATAAACCCGCAACCACAAATCGCCGTTTTGATATTTCAGGCTGATATCAACCAGGTTGATCCGGTGCTCATTAAAACCAACGTATTTAAAGGCATTTTCAACAAAAGCAACAAACAAAAGCGGGGCGATATAAACCGGCTCATTGATATCGCATGCACAAAACGACACCAAAATCCGCTCATCTATCCTGCCCTTTTGTATGGCTATATAGTTTTTAATATAGTTAACTTCGCTCTCCAGGCTTATCCGTTCAACATTACATTCGTACAGCTGGTAACGAAGCATTTCCGAAAATACAAGCAACATTTCTCTCGCCGCTTTATTTGATTTATCAATATGCCCGTAAATAGAGTTGATGGAATTGAACAAAAAATGTGGATTAAACTGAGCCCTTAAAAAATTGAGCTCGTTGGTGGCCTTCTCTTTTTCAATCTTTTCAATATAAACCTGCGAGCGGATTTTTTCGATGATCATTTTTGCTGCCAGGATACAAAGCACCCAAAAAAGTATATTAACAAACGAATCGGCAAAAATAGAAAGGTAGTTAAACTGCGGATAAGCAACCTTAAAAACATAAATAGTTACAAACATAGATACCGGCACCCTTACTGCTGCGGTTAGGCTTATCCCCAGCAAAAACATAAATGCAAACAATGCATATCGCTTTTTATTAAGCAAAACAGGTATAGTATAAAACGCATTGAAATAGTAGTTTGCCGAGATAAACAGCAGATAACAAAACTGAATGGTGATGGCATGGGTTAATACCAGCGTACCGTTTCTGAAAACAAAAATCCAGAAAAGGTACGCCAGCAACCAAAATACGATGTGATATGCTGTTTTGTTGAATTTCAATTTGAACGATAATATTTATTTAAGTTACGATTTGTGTTTAATGCCAGATGCCTTAAGTAGAAAGTATTAAGTCATTTTTAAGGAGAGACTTTCTACTTAGAACTTATGACTTCGGACTCAAAGCTTCCCATCCGGAAAGGCCTGGCCCTTGTGGCATGTTTCGCATGATACCACCAGGGCTGCGTTACCTATTTTAGGGTGTTTAAGTTTAAAATATTTTTTATTGATGCCGATGGTCATCCGCATCATTTGGCGGGTAATTTCCTTTTCGGGTTTGGCATCGCTTACAAAATCAAGTCCGTGTCCGTTTTTTGAGTTGGCATGGCAAAAACCGCAGGTAACGCCAAGGCCATCCTCAAAATCATCAGCCATAATGCTTTGTAAATCATGCGCACTGATGTCTTTGGGCAATACCTTTAAGTTTTCATAATGCACCGGCTCCGGCTGATTGATAGTGGCAGCCGCGGTAACACTTATTGAAGCCGCCAAAAATGCTATAACCAGCAGCTTCCGGTTTATTTTTACCGGGATTGTTTTTAATTTCATAACCTAAGCCTTTTTTGCGGTAACGTTAATGTTCACTTCTAATTCATCGGCAAGGGTGCTTGTGCCTCCTATCCCAAAATACCTCCGGTTTATTTTAAATGATCCTTTAAAGTTATATCCCCCGGGCAGCGCCACTACTGTAAAAGGGAACGATACCGGCTTAATTACACCCTTCATCGTCAATTTTCCGCTCAGCCGGTATGTTCCGCTTTTACTTAATAGGGTAATTTTTTCAGATACAAGCCTGATTTTTGGGTAATTTTTAGCATCGAAATAGTTTTCACCGCGTAAATGATCGTCGCGCAGGCTGTTTCCGGTGTTTATAGTAGCTGCAGCAACAGTTACATCAAAGCTGCTGCCGGCTAAATTTTGTATATCGAAACTGATATTCCCCTCAAAGCCGGCGAGAGTGCCCTCCACATCAAAGCCAAGGTTTTTTATGGTAAACTTCAAATCCGATTCCTGTTCAACCGGCTTATACTGTGCTTTGCCTGTTGTTGCCAGGCAAAGCATAAACAGCAATACCGTTAATATTCTTATCATGTTTTCCATTAGCTTACTTCTGTTCGGTTACTTTATCGGCCTCTATTAAAGGCATATCGGTAATTGCCAACGTGTGATTATGCTCAACATAATTTACGCTTGTTAAACCCAGAAAACTGCGTAGTTTTTCGGCCGGAACCTTCATTGGTCCGGGTGAGGGTGCAGCACCCGGCGCGGGCTGCGGAAACGCCGTAGAATTAGCGGTATGAAACGTAATATTACCCTCCACTTTTTGAATAGTTTGATGAATATGACCATTAAGCACCGATACTGAACCGAAACGTTTTAGTAAAGCCAGTGCCTGTGCGCTATCATCAGTTCCCCAACCCCATTGCGGGTAGATGGCCCAAAGCGGGATGTGTGCAAATACTACAATAGGCGTACTGTTGGATAGTGGCTTTAAATCATTTTCAAGCCATTTGAGTTGGGCCGGACCAATGTATCCAAGGCCGCCGTCAACATGGTTGGTTACATTCACCAGACCGATAAAGTGTACCCCATGCGAATCAAAACTATACCAGCCATCGCCTATGGTACCCTTGCCGTAACGTTCCAAATAAAGCTTGCCGTTATCGGTTACGTCATGTTCGCCGGGTACATAAAAAATCTTTTCGGTTTTTACGCTTTTTAATGATTGTTCGAGGGTATCAAACTCATCGGCCTGGGCCAGGTGCGACAAATCGCCGGTATGTAAAACAAACGATGGCGCATTGGGCATACTGTTAATTTTATCGATGGTGGCATTAAGCGTACCCACAACATCCGGGTTAGCGGCTTTGCTAAACCCGATATGGCTATCACTGATCTGCACAAAACTAAAATCAGATTTAGGTACTATCAGCCCTTTTTTCAGCCCGCCGGTAGCCCTGTCAATCATCTGGCTCATACCGTATGATTTTAGTACCCCGCCGGTCATCATCCACAGTACGCCTGTACCCGCCCAGGCCATACATTCTAAAAATCCCCGGCGATCGATGCCATCATTATTTGTATCGGGACTATCGTGTTCGTGCGTATGAAAGTGTTTTTTCATCCTGTTATCTTTTTAATGATCAATAAATTATGACACTAAAGAAGACAAAGAGGCGCGCATGGCATACTATTTTACATGAACGTATTGATTTACTTGATGAGGTTGTTTTTTAAATAATCAAACCATACATACCTTAGGGCATAAATGCCGGCAAGCTTCAAATTTGCTAATCAGAAAAATAAAAGAAAATTAATCCACCGAATGCAGGCCCGGCTAAATATCAGCAAGAAATGAACACTCCCGTATATACAACTGCTATAGTTAGCGATGAAAATGACATCCCTTTTGATTTGTTGTTACTGGCCGATGAAAGCATTGAAGCCATTAACAAATACATTTATCAATGCAGGGTGTATATTGTCACAAGCCCGAATAATAACAAGCCTATTGCCGTTTTCGCGCTGTTGCATTTAAACCAGGAGGAAATAGAAATAAAAAACATAGCTGTAGCTACAGAATACCAGGGCTTGGGTATCGGTAGCAAATTAATTGATGAAATAAAGCAATTAGCTATAGACCAGGGTTACCGGCAAATTTGGGTTGGCACAGCTGATTGCGCTTTACCTGAAATAGTTTTTTATGAAAAGAATGGTTTTACTAAAGCCGGCGTAAAAACAAATTTCTTTATTGATAATTATCCCGCGCCGATATTTGATAACGGTGTAATGCTGAAAGATATGATTATGCTGCAAATGAACATATAATCAACTATTATTTTAAAAGTAAAAACGGGGCTGCCTTTTTGTAATGCAACCCCGTTTATTAATTCCCCCGCATAAACAATCTTTAAACAGGGCTCATGATAAGAAATAGGTTTATAACCGTTGTTTAGCCGGATGCTTCCGCTTAATTAACGTTAATAAATGGATCCCATGAAAAGTAGCCGATGATCTGGCCATTTGAGTTGTTTACCAATACAAAAGATAATGTATACTGGATGGTGAGACCGAGCTGCAAAATAGTGCCCGATACTGTACTTACCTGGTTAATAAATTTTGACGGAGAAGCCGCAGGCGGGTTACCGGTAGCCAAATAAGCGTAGGCCTCGCCGCAGGCATACGACAACGGTGTGTTGATAGCTGTTGAGGGGTTGAATGATCCGTTGTATAAATACGCTGTCTGATCAAAATTATTATCGAACGTAGTGATTGCCCATTCAATGGTGTCGCCACCATCGGCGCTGATCTGTAATTCTGACTGGCCCTGGGTTCCGTTACTTACGTAGCTGTTAGGAGCTACCATTGCTATGTACACGTTTGATGTGCCGTAAGAACCTAAATTGTTTGGAGAATCGGCCGAACCAACCGGAAAGCCTGCTGTAGCCAATGCTGCTCCGTCCACTGCGATTAATACATTAATTGTTGCCATGATTTAGATGTGTGTTTTTCCTACTCGTTTGGCTTTTCGGATGTACGCCCCTGCAATATTTGCCTTCACAGGTAGACCCGTTTTTTTATGTGGTAGCTGAATTCCACATTTTTAAGCATACAAACCACAGGTTTAAAAGCAGCGGCCATTTGTGTTTTTACCAGCCTCGCTTTTTACTCATCAGGTTTAAATACTAAAAATGAAATTCCCGGGTATCATTTTCATTATAAAGGTATGAGGCCTGGCAAGGCAGTTCAAGCGTATATCTACCGCTTTAATATTTTGCGTATAAACACATAAATATTAACCAATATGAATAAAAATATTATTACGTAGTTATAACTGAAGAGTGCCTTCCTAAGAGGATTTATCGAAAAGCTAAAATGCAGAGGCTTTGAGAGCCTGATTCCACTATATCTATAGTGCGAGGTAAAACAGGATAAATAATATCCTCAATATTATGAATAAACGATAATGAAGCATCTTCCTCACGCAGTGTAGTCGTCTCGGGCTTGTTGAAGAAGATGCTTCGCTATCTGTTTATTTTTTATTACAAATTTCGGTAACTGCTGTACGGCGGGTAGCGGTATAAACAATACCATTTACCATTTCGTAACCGGTAGATACGCTTTGCGAATAGCGTTTTAACACCATACCTGTATTATTATCAATCAGCATTGTTCCGTTTATCCGGCTGTTAAGGCTTCCGCCTAAAACCGATACTTTATAGGTAATGGTGGTGGTTAAACTGTTAGCTGCATAAATGGTGTAATTAATTTCGGCTGATGATGTGCTGGTTTTCCAGGTATAGCCTTTTTTAAGCGATGGATTTACCGGAAAGTTAACCATAAAAGGCAATGTACTGCCTGCAGATAAGTTTTCAGGCTGGATACCTGCAAATGATAACAGGGTATCATTCGCCATAGCCGGGCGTTTAACCGCCACTATCTCACCTTTATTATTTACTGATACACTTGCCTGGGCATTAAACAACTTTTGGAGCCCTGCCTGGATGATTGAATTAGGATCAACCGGGCGGCCCGAATGATAAACCATAACCTGGTTCATAGCATTAATTGTATCAATCAATTTATCAGTACTGATGGTAACAGAAGCTCCCCTATCAGAAGCATCGGTTACT
The sequence above is a segment of the Mucilaginibacter celer genome. Coding sequences within it:
- a CDS encoding AidA/PixA family protein, encoding MATINVLIAVDGAALATAGFPVGSADSPNNLGSYGTSNVYIAMVAPNSYVSNGTQGQSELQISADGGDTIEWAITTFDNNFDQTAYLYNGSFNPSTAINTPLSYACGEAYAYLATGNPPAASPSKFINQVSTVSGTILQLGLTIQYTLSFVLVNNSNGQIIGYFSWDPFINVN
- a CDS encoding YceI family protein; the protein is MIRILTVLLFMLCLATTGKAQYKPVEQESDLKFTIKNLGFDVEGTLAGFEGNISFDIQNLAGSSFDVTVAAATINTGNSLRDDHLRGENYFDAKNYPKIRLVSEKITLLSKSGTYRLSGKLTMKGVIKPVSFPFTVVALPGGYNFKGSFKINRRYFGIGGTSTLADELEVNINVTAKKA
- a CDS encoding GNAT family N-acetyltransferase, which produces MNTPVYTTAIVSDENDIPFDLLLLADESIEAINKYIYQCRVYIVTSPNNNKPIAVFALLHLNQEEIEIKNIAVATEYQGLGIGSKLIDEIKQLAIDQGYRQIWVGTADCALPEIVFYEKNGFTKAGVKTNFFIDNYPAPIFDNGVMLKDMIMLQMNI
- a CDS encoding metallophosphoesterase family protein, encoding MKKHFHTHEHDSPDTNNDGIDRRGFLECMAWAGTGVLWMMTGGVLKSYGMSQMIDRATGGLKKGLIVPKSDFSFVQISDSHIGFSKAANPDVVGTLNATIDKINSMPNAPSFVLHTGDLSHLAQADEFDTLEQSLKSVKTEKIFYVPGEHDVTDNGKLYLERYGKGTIGDGWYSFDSHGVHFIGLVNVTNHVDGGLGYIGPAQLKWLENDLKPLSNSTPIVVFAHIPLWAIYPQWGWGTDDSAQALALLKRFGSVSVLNGHIHQTIQKVEGNITFHTANSTAFPQPAPGAAPSPGPMKVPAEKLRSFLGLTSVNYVEHNHTLAITDMPLIEADKVTEQK
- a CDS encoding c-type cytochrome, whose amino-acid sequence is MKLKTIPVKINRKLLVIAFLAASISVTAAATINQPEPVHYENLKVLPKDISAHDLQSIMADDFEDGLGVTCGFCHANSKNGHGLDFVSDAKPEKEITRQMMRMTIGINKKYFKLKHPKIGNAALVVSCETCHKGQAFPDGKL
- a CDS encoding LytR/AlgR family response regulator transcription factor; translated protein: MKLNCLIIDDEPIARKLLQEYIEETDFMVLVDAVENPLKATSIINNNDIDLIFLDVNMPKMSGFQFLRSTTNLPMVIMTTAYGQYALEGFEMAVVDYLVKPFPLERFLKASQKALELKMLRQKQHPADKNEADHFYVKCDGKIERVLYNELVYIEAMANYVTLYTLHKKLVVYLTVKGIEEKLPAEKFIQVHKSYIVNADLINNIEGNMINVNGTRISIGLSFYDEVMDKLLKGKLFKR
- a CDS encoding sensor histidine kinase; translation: MKFNKTAYHIVFWLLAYLFWIFVFRNGTLVLTHAITIQFCYLLFISANYYFNAFYTIPVLLNKKRYALFAFMFLLGISLTAAVRVPVSMFVTIYVFKVAYPQFNYLSIFADSFVNILFWVLCILAAKMIIEKIRSQVYIEKIEKEKATNELNFLRAQFNPHFLFNSINSIYGHIDKSNKAAREMLLVFSEMLRYQLYECNVERISLESEVNYIKNYIAIQKGRIDERILVSFCACDINEPVYIAPLLFVAFVENAFKYVGFNEHRINLVDISLKYQNGDLWLRVYNTKDVFTGSREERSCGLGIANTRRRLEILYPQKHKLEITDSIDSFEVNLTLTGV